In the genome of Bradyrhizobium sp. CIAT3101, one region contains:
- a CDS encoding alpha/beta hydrolase — MVESKTAPTFVLVHGAWADGSSWRKVIEALEARGAKAAAAPLPLTSVSDDIRALDRRLAKIEGPVVLVAHAYAGAVISGSKNARIKGLVFVAALAPDEGETVGDVFGRGKPHPNAPQLALDGDGFIWLPDSAFASAFAQNASATENALFAAVQRPIHGACLQEKAAKPLWKTLPSWYLLAEQDRMINPETQAFMAQRMKATIRRLDVDHTPIATAHAHVVELLLEAGKAVSA; from the coding sequence ATGGTGGAATCGAAAACTGCGCCGACGTTCGTACTCGTTCACGGAGCCTGGGCGGACGGCTCGAGCTGGCGCAAGGTGATCGAAGCACTCGAGGCCCGCGGCGCGAAGGCGGCGGCCGCCCCTCTTCCGCTCACGAGCGTGTCCGACGACATTCGCGCCCTGGATCGCCGCCTCGCAAAGATCGAGGGGCCGGTCGTGCTGGTCGCGCACGCCTATGCCGGCGCCGTGATCTCGGGTTCGAAGAACGCGCGCATCAAGGGCCTGGTCTTCGTCGCCGCACTGGCGCCCGACGAGGGTGAGACCGTCGGCGACGTGTTCGGCCGAGGCAAGCCGCATCCGAACGCGCCGCAATTGGCACTGGACGGTGACGGCTTCATCTGGTTGCCGGACAGCGCGTTTGCGAGTGCCTTCGCACAGAACGCCAGCGCGACGGAGAACGCCCTGTTCGCCGCCGTGCAGCGACCGATCCATGGCGCCTGTCTGCAGGAGAAGGCCGCAAAGCCGCTCTGGAAGACCTTGCCGTCCTGGTACCTGCTGGCGGAGCAGGATCGCATGATCAACCCGGAGACGCAGGCCTTCATGGCGCAGCGGATGAAGGCCACGATCCGGCGGCTGGATGTCGATCATACGCCGATCGCGACCGCACACGCGCATGTGGTCGAATTGCTGCTCGAAGC
- a CDS encoding TMEM175 family protein — protein sequence MTSEETVTPDRMNAFSDGVFAVIITILVLELRPPKEASFSALLALWPTAISYAISYLFIAIVWVNHHHLLRFPDVATHRLIWGNFAHLFAVSLMPFATAWIASTELGAVPVAFYAGDFFLVNATYLLLCIEAVDRSAPHKVDPRARAMMRMRSLATLAVFAAAGVVALRYPIGGMAMICLCLAVYLSPGAPGTARQLT from the coding sequence ATGACGAGCGAAGAAACAGTGACGCCCGACAGGATGAACGCCTTCTCCGACGGCGTGTTCGCGGTGATCATCACGATCCTCGTGCTGGAGCTGCGCCCTCCCAAGGAGGCGAGCTTCTCAGCGCTGCTGGCGCTGTGGCCGACTGCGATCAGCTACGCCATCAGCTACCTCTTCATCGCGATCGTCTGGGTGAACCATCATCACCTCCTGCGGTTTCCGGACGTGGCGACGCACCGCCTGATCTGGGGAAACTTTGCGCATCTGTTCGCGGTGTCGCTGATGCCGTTCGCAACGGCATGGATCGCCAGCACGGAGTTGGGCGCCGTTCCGGTCGCCTTCTATGCAGGCGACTTCTTTCTGGTCAATGCGACCTATCTGCTGCTGTGCATCGAGGCCGTGGACAGGTCCGCGCCACATAAGGTCGATCCGCGAGCGCGCGCGATGATGCGCATGCGCTCGCTGGCAACACTGGCGGTCTTTGCCGCCGCGGGCGTCGTCGCACTTCGTTACCCGATCGGCGGCATGGCGATGATCTGCCTTTGCCTTGCCGTTTACCTGAGCCCGGGGGCGCCGGGCACCGCGCGTCAACTCACGTAA
- a CDS encoding haloalkane dehalogenase — MTSAAFPYKKQRCKVLGREMAYVEVGQGDPIVLLHGNPTSSYLWRNVLPHLEPLGRCIAPDLIGMGDSDKLPDSGPGSYRFVEHRRYLGALLAALNVHERVTLVIHDWGSTLGFDWANHHREAVKGIAYMEAMVGRQYWDHWDKFGMRPVLEALRSEAGEQMVLQDNFFVEKVLPGAILRKLTDAEMAEYRRPFTEPGEGRRPTLTFPREIPIEGDPADVTAAVDAYADWLKSSHVPKLFLKAEPGGILAEGKVLEQARSFPAQTEVTVKGVHFVQEDSPDEIGSAIAAWMKTLR, encoded by the coding sequence ATGACATCCGCGGCATTCCCTTACAAAAAACAGCGGTGCAAGGTTCTTGGTCGTGAGATGGCGTATGTGGAGGTGGGCCAAGGCGACCCCATCGTCCTGCTGCACGGCAATCCAACCTCGTCCTATCTGTGGCGCAACGTGTTGCCGCATCTGGAACCGCTCGGCCGCTGCATTGCGCCCGACCTGATCGGCATGGGCGACTCCGACAAGCTGCCCGACAGCGGGCCCGGCTCCTACCGCTTCGTGGAGCACCGCCGTTACCTCGGCGCCCTGCTCGCGGCGCTGAACGTGCACGAACGCGTGACCTTGGTGATCCACGACTGGGGTTCCACCCTCGGCTTCGACTGGGCCAACCATCATCGCGAAGCCGTGAAGGGCATCGCCTATATGGAAGCGATGGTGGGCCGGCAATATTGGGACCATTGGGACAAGTTCGGAATGCGGCCCGTCCTGGAGGCGCTTCGCTCCGAGGCCGGCGAGCAGATGGTGCTGCAAGACAATTTCTTCGTCGAGAAGGTGTTGCCGGGTGCGATCCTGCGCAAGCTCACGGACGCCGAGATGGCGGAGTATCGCCGGCCCTTCACCGAACCCGGCGAAGGCCGGCGGCCGACGCTGACGTTCCCTCGGGAAATCCCGATCGAAGGCGATCCCGCCGACGTCACGGCGGCCGTGGATGCCTATGCGGACTGGCTCAAGAGCAGCCATGTGCCAAAACTGTTCCTGAAGGCGGAGCCCGGCGGCATCCTCGCGGAAGGCAAGGTTCTCGAACAGGCCCGAAGCTTTCCGGCGCAGACCGAAGTCACGGTCAAAGGCGTCCATTTCGTCCAGGAGGATTCGCCGGACGAGATCGGCAGCGCCATCGCGGCCTGGATGAAAACGCTGCGCTGA